Proteins found in one Neodiprion lecontei isolate iyNeoLeco1 chromosome 6, iyNeoLeco1.1, whole genome shotgun sequence genomic segment:
- the LOC107222415 gene encoding TIP41-like protein produces MTTVKIHGGIDILRLPVNEEEHLFPPWHLKYTQSHILHSKCSRSENACGDNDADSCQFCVFNRTLDLPHMPDMVFPNNILTLKYEDKAIIEFNALDALKRVSNGKINLQLACAEAWKESRSESSEYLEEKVKPFDWTFTTDYMGTMKGFDVVETSEKIDVNKLKQKEKILFYHDLTLFEDELHDNGIAVCSVKIRVMPSSFFVLLRYFLRVDNVMLKINDTRLFYEFGQDYLLREFTSREDKVANLRVSPVIFTEPNEIAQYLPITKSKCHKLTISEKSNVKPENLATQIESTSTLGTVSSTTTTSTTNSVSM; encoded by the exons ATGACGACGGTGAAAATTCACGGAGGCATTGATATCCTGCGACTCCCTGTCAATGAAGAGGAACATTTATTTCCACCTTGGCATTTAAAGTACACCCAATCTCACATACTTCATTCAAAATGTTCGCGAAGCGAAAATGCCTGCGGAGACAATGACGCCGATTCCTGCCAGTTTTGTGT GTTTAACAGAACATTGGACCTTCCACATATGCCTGACATGGTATTTCCAAACAACATATTAACCCTGAAGTATGAGGACAAAGCTATTATAGAATTCAATGCCTTAGATGCTCTCAAACGAGTTTctaatggaaaaattaatctTCAGCTGGCCTGTGCCGAGGCTTGGAAAGAGTCGAG ATCAGAAAGTAGCGAATATCtggaagaaaaagtaaaaccATTTGATTGGACATTCACAACGGATTACATGGGTACCATGAAAGGTTTCGATGTCGTTGAGactagtgaaaaaattgatgttaataagctgaaacagaaagaaaaaatactgtTCTATCATGATCTGACGTTATTTGAAGATGAGCTTCACGATAATGGAATCGCTGTATGCTCCGTGAAGATT CGTGTGATGCCCAGCAGTTTTTTTGTATTGTTACGTTACTTCCTACGGGTGGACAATGTTATGCTGAAAATTAACGATACGCGACTTTTTTATGAGTTTGGCCAGGATTACCTTTTACGGGAATTCACATCCAGGGAAGACAAGGTCGCAAATTTGCGA GTATCACCTGTAATATTCACAGAACCAAATGAAATAGCTCAGTATTTACCGATAACCAAAAGTAAATGTCACAAGCTAactatttctgaaaaatcaaacGTTAAACCGGAAAATCTTGCTACGCAGATTGAATCGACATCAACATTGGGCACTGTATCCAGTACCACAACTACGTCAACAACGAATAGTGTttctatgtaa
- the LOC107222414 gene encoding TWiK family of potassium channels protein 7, with the protein MTVSEKTELTRGCNGASGEPEDPEEPEDSEVEGKQSRGEKTERGKRKASVVNSVKRQFLKAETIRKFKSVASHVGLLFTLMLYTAVGGVVFRELELPAELSRLTKLRSIVQTQRRHLVGTITNNTDVSNLATLVSLELEAYEVVVQEAAQAGLLVSFAAKDSLKGHPVNQNADETSSLPLISDRWSVLQAVFFASTVLTTIGYGNMVPTTFGGRVFCIFFALVGIPLTLTVIADWGKIFAGALSNVGRRIKPRIPASWSTCMPTHMAGRRSLGAFVAVVFLFLYLSCGAGMFMLWEEDWGFFEGFYFCFVTMTTIGFGDLVPKKPKYMLLCTLYILVGLALTSTIIELVRRQYAQSWRQLQALGGPLAEALKRLGEHAGGDMSAFQNDLRKVLTVVSMPRMKRGGGIAGAGGGSGTDGDRRQREWEEAVEAVIRDITAAVPSSPQPDKPIVQIVIYESSV; encoded by the exons ATGACTGTCTCCGAAAAGACGGAACTGACTCGAGGATGCAACGGAGCATCGGGTGAACCGGAGGACCCTGAAGAACCCGAGGATTCAGAGGTCGAAGGAAAGCAATCCAGGGGTGAAAAAACGGAGAGAGGGAAACGGAAAGCGAGTGTCGTGAATTCGGTAAAAAGACAGTTCTTGAAGGCGGAAACTATTCGGAAATTCAAGTCCGTCGCAAGTCACGTTGGGCTGCTATTCACCCTGATGCTTTACACTGCCGTTGGCGGGGTG GTATTTCGAGAACTTGAACTTCCGGCAGAGCTGTCCCGGCTTACCAAGCTCCGTTCCATAGTTCAGACACAACGGCGTCACTTGGTCGGCACCATCACGAACAACACGGACGTTTCGAATTTGGCCACCTTG GTCAGCCTAGAATTGGAAGCGTACGAGGTCGTCGTCCAGGAAGCAGCTCAAGCAGGCCTCCTCGTGAGTTTTGCAGCAAAGGATTCCCTAAAAGGACATCCCGTAAATCAAAATGCCGACGAGACGTCGAGCCTGCCGCTAATCAGCGACAGATGGAGCGTTCTCCAGGCGGTATTTTTCGCTAGCACCGTCCTGACGACGATTG GATACGGAAACATGGTCCCGACAACGTTCGGAGGACGGGTGTTCTGCATCTTCTTTGCCCTGGTCGGCATCCCGTTAACCTTAACAGTGATCGCTGACTGGGGGAAAATCTTTGCTGGGGCCCTGAGTAACGTCGGACGGAGGATCAAGCCCCGAATTCCAGCGTCCTGGTCCACGTGCATGCCTACCCACATGGCCGGCAGGCGGTCCTTGG GAGCGTTCGTTGCGGTggttttcctcttcctctatCTCTCCTGCGGAGCTGGGATGTTCATGCTTTGGGAGGAGGACTGGGGATTCTTTGAGGGATTTTACTTCTGCTTCGTCACCATGACCACCATCGGCTTTGGCGACCTGGTTCCCA AAAAGCCGAAATACATGCTCCTCTGCACGTTGTACATTTTGGTCGGTTTGGCGCTGACCAGTACGATAATAGAGCTGGTTCGACGACAGTATGCTCAGTCCTGGCGGCAACTTCAGGCCCTAGGAGGACCCCTGGCAGAGGCTTTGAAGAGGTTGGGGGAACATGCGGGGGGCGACATGTCAGCGTTCCAGAATGATTTGCGCAAGGTTTTGACCGTGGTGTCGATGCCGCGGATGAAACGTGGCGGAGGAATAGCAGGTGCTGGAGGTGGATCGGGGACCGACGGCGACAGAAGGCAACGAGAGTGGGAAGAAGCCGTCGAGGCTGTAATCCGCGACATTACGGCCGCCGTTCCGTCCTCGCCGCAGCCCGACAAGCCGATTGTTCAAATCGTCATCTACGAGTCCAGTGTTTAG